One genomic window of Haliotis asinina isolate JCU_RB_2024 chromosome 4, JCU_Hal_asi_v2, whole genome shotgun sequence includes the following:
- the LOC137281850 gene encoding RNA-binding motif protein, X chromosome-like isoform X2 translates to MIEQDRPGKIFVGGLTSNVDRETLESAFAKFGRITEVLIIRDKITNQSRGYGFITYENPLDAEDAVKGMDGEVPSFQTINGKEIHVEQAVRAVHDDRGGMRSGRGGRSRGGSSMRSRGSRGGLSSRRGAFSSRDSGGGIRDGSRRMDSMRRGSPPPRRGSSGMRGRGRGGPVLRGRSNSFGRREMTPPRKSMMLHSSPPRYSDGPSRRGPSYNDSPPPRRMSSDYDRRDSRFTSSGLSDRLPPRGRDMYQSSPPRDSGRLMDRDSYSLSSRDDRRDTFARNSGGRDYLPPRGGGGGGGDYISTRDSGRDYNSSRDYGSSSRDYQSARDLPSRDYGSRFDSHDMGGGGSRYSSRDLDRPTQSRGPPLRGYDALDDMPPSRASYSSPAGGSRGPPSRSGGPSFSSRGGGGSDRRDSRGGGGAVMGSRRPGPPLSRGAPPPKRSRVDGPPMKHGGAPSFRR, encoded by the exons TTCTCATAATAAGAGACAAAATCACCAACCAGTCACGTGGATATGGATTCATCACATATGAAAATCCCTTGGACGCCGAGGATGCTGTGAAGGGAATGGATGGAGAA GTTCCCTCATTTCAGACCATAAATGGAAAAGAAATTCACGTTGAACAAGCAGTGAGAGCCGTACATGATGACAGAGGAGGAATGAGATCAGGTCGTGGTGGGAGGTCAAGGGGTGGTTCCTCCATGCGCAGCAGGGGCAGTCGTGGGGGACTCTCAAGCAGACGGGGAGCATTCAGCAGTCGAGACAGCGGTGGTGGCATTCGAGATGGTTCGCGAAGGATGGATTCAATGAGGCGAGGGTCCCCACCACCAAGGCGTGGATCTTCAGGAATGAGAGGACGTGGGCGTGGTGGACCTGTTTTGAG GGGTCGCAGCAACAGTTTTGGTCGGCGAGAGATGACGCCACCCAGGAAGTCAATGATGCTTCATTCCTCTCCTCCACGTTACTCTGATGGTCCATCAAGGAGAGGACCGTCCTATAATGATTCCCCTCCACCAAGGAGAATGTCTTCTGACTATG ATCGCAGGGATAGTAGATTTACTAGCAGTGGTCTCTCTGATCGTCTTCCTCCACGTGGCCGAGATATGTATCAGTCTTCCCCTCCACGCGACTCTGGCCGACTCATGGACAG AGACTCGTATTCTTTGAGTAGTCGAGATGACCGACGTGATACTTTCGCACGCAACAGTGGTGGACGGGACTATTTGCCTCCACGTGGTGGCGGAGGCGGCGGTGGTGACTACATCAGTACCAGGGACAGTGGACGTGATTACAACTCATCGCGGGACTACGGCTCTTCTAGTCGCGACTACCAGTCCGCCAGAGATCTCCCTAGCAGAGATTATGGTTCTCGGTTTGACAGCCA TGATATGGGAGGTGGCGGTAGTCGTTACTCATCCCGGGACCTTGACAGACCAACACAGAGTAGAGGCCCACCACTCCGAGGCTATGATGCTCTCGATG ACATGCCCCCAAGTAGGGCAAGCTACAGCAGCCCAGCAGGAG GTTCTCGAGGACCACCATCTAGGTCAGGAGGACCATCATTCAGCTCCCGCGGAGGCGGCGGTAGTGATCGCAGAGACAGCCGAGGAGGGGGAGGTGCAGTTATGGGAAGCCGACGTCCAGGGCCTCCCCTGTCACGTGGGGCTCCTCCACCCAAACGGTCCCGTGTTGATGGACCCCCAATGAAGCATGGAGGAGCACCATCCTTCAGGCGCTAA
- the LOC137281850 gene encoding RNA-binding motif protein, X chromosome-like isoform X1: MIEQDRPGKIFVGGLTSNVDRETLESAFAKFGRITEVLIIRDKITNQSRGYGFITYENPLDAEDAVKGMDGEVPSFQTINGKEIHVEQAVRAVHDDRGGMRSGRGGRSRGGSSMRSRGSRGGLSSRRGAFSSRDSGGGIRDGSRRMDSMRRGSPPPRRGSSGMRGRGRGGPVLRGRSNSFGRREMTPPRKSMMLHSSPPRYSDGPSRRGPSYNDSPPPRRMSSDYDRRDSRFTSSGLSDRLPPRGRDMYQSSPPRDSGRLMDSRMSSGRGSRDYQSSRDYPPQRDYNSRNFTPEREPIRSRMPPQRDSYSLSSRDDRRDTFARNSGGRDYLPPRGGGGGGGDYISTRDSGRDYNSSRDYGSSSRDYQSARDLPSRDYGSRFDSHDMGGGGSRYSSRDLDRPTQSRGPPLRGYDALDDMPPSRASYSSPAGGSRGPPSRSGGPSFSSRGGGGSDRRDSRGGGGAVMGSRRPGPPLSRGAPPPKRSRVDGPPMKHGGAPSFRR, translated from the exons TTCTCATAATAAGAGACAAAATCACCAACCAGTCACGTGGATATGGATTCATCACATATGAAAATCCCTTGGACGCCGAGGATGCTGTGAAGGGAATGGATGGAGAA GTTCCCTCATTTCAGACCATAAATGGAAAAGAAATTCACGTTGAACAAGCAGTGAGAGCCGTACATGATGACAGAGGAGGAATGAGATCAGGTCGTGGTGGGAGGTCAAGGGGTGGTTCCTCCATGCGCAGCAGGGGCAGTCGTGGGGGACTCTCAAGCAGACGGGGAGCATTCAGCAGTCGAGACAGCGGTGGTGGCATTCGAGATGGTTCGCGAAGGATGGATTCAATGAGGCGAGGGTCCCCACCACCAAGGCGTGGATCTTCAGGAATGAGAGGACGTGGGCGTGGTGGACCTGTTTTGAG GGGTCGCAGCAACAGTTTTGGTCGGCGAGAGATGACGCCACCCAGGAAGTCAATGATGCTTCATTCCTCTCCTCCACGTTACTCTGATGGTCCATCAAGGAGAGGACCGTCCTATAATGATTCCCCTCCACCAAGGAGAATGTCTTCTGACTATG ATCGCAGGGATAGTAGATTTACTAGCAGTGGTCTCTCTGATCGTCTTCCTCCACGTGGCCGAGATATGTATCAGTCTTCCCCTCCACGCGACTCTGGCCGACTCATGGACAG TCGTATGTCATCAGGTCGGGGTAGCCGAGATTATCAGAGTTCACGAGATTACCCCCCACAGAGGGACTACAATTCTCGCAATTTCACTCCAGAGAGAGAACCAATCCGATCACGGATGCCTCCACAAAG AGACTCGTATTCTTTGAGTAGTCGAGATGACCGACGTGATACTTTCGCACGCAACAGTGGTGGACGGGACTATTTGCCTCCACGTGGTGGCGGAGGCGGCGGTGGTGACTACATCAGTACCAGGGACAGTGGACGTGATTACAACTCATCGCGGGACTACGGCTCTTCTAGTCGCGACTACCAGTCCGCCAGAGATCTCCCTAGCAGAGATTATGGTTCTCGGTTTGACAGCCA TGATATGGGAGGTGGCGGTAGTCGTTACTCATCCCGGGACCTTGACAGACCAACACAGAGTAGAGGCCCACCACTCCGAGGCTATGATGCTCTCGATG ACATGCCCCCAAGTAGGGCAAGCTACAGCAGCCCAGCAGGAG GTTCTCGAGGACCACCATCTAGGTCAGGAGGACCATCATTCAGCTCCCGCGGAGGCGGCGGTAGTGATCGCAGAGACAGCCGAGGAGGGGGAGGTGCAGTTATGGGAAGCCGACGTCCAGGGCCTCCCCTGTCACGTGGGGCTCCTCCACCCAAACGGTCCCGTGTTGATGGACCCCCAATGAAGCATGGAGGAGCACCATCCTTCAGGCGCTAA